One Aquamicrobium sp. genomic region harbors:
- a CDS encoding pyridoxamine 5'-phosphate oxidase family protein, which produces MRRFGSLSRDEAIGTMWDIVGSIGICMLATWDGERQRARPVAARPRREENAIYVLTDEAGAKDDQIRRFPTVSLAFADTRTHTYLALTGHATVSNDRAAIRKLFAMPDRAWWETPDDPAIRLIVFHPEDAELWGGLGRLRTAVSLVRAAVFGADPDFGDNIKIDGLRKTTPSR; this is translated from the coding sequence ATGAGGAGGTTCGGCAGTCTTTCGCGCGACGAGGCGATCGGCACGATGTGGGACATCGTCGGATCGATCGGCATCTGCATGCTCGCGACATGGGACGGGGAACGCCAGCGCGCGCGGCCCGTGGCCGCGCGGCCTCGCCGCGAGGAGAACGCCATCTATGTCCTGACCGACGAGGCCGGCGCGAAGGACGACCAGATCCGCCGCTTCCCGACCGTCTCCCTCGCCTTCGCCGATACCCGCACCCACACCTATCTCGCCCTCACCGGCCACGCCACGGTGTCGAACGACAGAGCGGCGATCCGCAAGCTGTTCGCCATGCCGGACAGGGCATGGTGGGAAACGCCTGACGACCCCGCGATCCGGTTGATCGTCTTCCATCCCGAGGATGCCGAGCTGTGGGGCGGCCTCGGCCGCCTGCGCACCGCCGTCTCGCTGGTCAGGGCGGCGGTTTTCGGCGCGGACCCCGATTTCGGCGACAACATCAAGATCGATGGGTTGCGGAAAACTACCCCCTCCAGATGA
- the nirK gene encoding copper-containing nitrite reductase has translation MTENRPIFPQTPTADSDSHARATGDENSGSISRRSLLAGSAGLTLGSLALAGEAAAQHDHVAMHASGHTSRSAPAGHLSQRAYSVPSPVANDIAHDPSVVPPPIGERGPETVRVDLETVELEAKLDDRATFRYWTFNGTVPGPFVRVRVGDTVEVHLRNHEDSWMPHNVDFHAVNGPGGGAEVTLAAPGEEKAFRFKALNPGLYVYHCAVPPVAMHMANGMYGLILVEPEGGLPPVDREFYVMQGEIYTEEPFGSTGTLTESYDKLLNERPEYFVLNGHVGALTDHYPLKASVGETVRIFFGVGGPNFVSSFHVIGEIFDRVYLNGSVTSPPQTDVQTVTVPAGGATIVEFKLEVPGRYVLVDHSLSRVERGLAGWLDVDGEENPEIFEPIG, from the coding sequence ATGACCGAAAACCGACCGATATTCCCGCAAACCCCGACGGCGGACAGCGACAGCCATGCCAGGGCGACGGGGGACGAGAACAGCGGATCGATTTCCCGCCGCTCGCTCCTTGCCGGCTCCGCCGGCCTGACGCTCGGATCGCTCGCCCTCGCTGGGGAAGCGGCTGCGCAGCACGACCACGTCGCCATGCACGCATCCGGGCACACCTCGCGCAGCGCGCCGGCGGGGCACCTGAGCCAGCGCGCCTATTCGGTGCCCTCGCCGGTGGCGAACGACATCGCGCACGATCCTTCCGTCGTGCCGCCGCCGATCGGCGAGCGCGGGCCGGAGACCGTCCGCGTCGATCTGGAGACGGTGGAGCTGGAGGCCAAGCTCGATGACCGGGCGACCTTCCGCTACTGGACGTTCAACGGCACCGTGCCCGGCCCCTTCGTGCGCGTGCGGGTCGGCGACACGGTCGAGGTCCATCTGCGCAACCACGAGGACAGCTGGATGCCGCACAATGTCGACTTCCACGCCGTCAACGGCCCCGGCGGCGGAGCGGAAGTGACCTTGGCCGCGCCGGGCGAGGAGAAGGCGTTCCGCTTCAAGGCGCTCAATCCCGGGCTCTACGTCTATCACTGTGCCGTACCGCCGGTGGCGATGCACATGGCCAACGGCATGTACGGGCTGATCCTCGTCGAGCCGGAGGGCGGGCTGCCGCCAGTCGACCGCGAGTTCTACGTCATGCAGGGCGAGATCTACACCGAGGAGCCGTTCGGCTCGACCGGCACGCTGACCGAGAGCTACGACAAGCTGCTCAATGAGCGGCCGGAATATTTCGTCCTCAACGGCCATGTCGGGGCGCTCACCGACCACTATCCGCTGAAGGCGTCGGTGGGCGAGACGGTGCGCATCTTCTTCGGCGTAGGCGGCCCCAACTTCGTCTCATCCTTCCACGTCATCGGTGAGATCTTCGACCGCGTCTATCTCAACGGCTCGGTGACGTCGCCGCCGCAGACCGATGTCCAGACCGTGACGGTCCCGGCCGGCGGAGCGACCATCGTCGAGTTCAAGCTCGAGGTGCCGGGCCGCTACGTCCTCGTCGACCATTCGCTTTCCCGCGTCGAGCGCGGGCTGGCGGGATGGCTCGACGTCGACGGCGAGGAAAACCCGGAGATCTTCGAGCCGATCGGCTGA